The Ictalurus furcatus strain D&B chromosome 5, Billie_1.0, whole genome shotgun sequence genome includes a region encoding these proteins:
- the ppdpfa gene encoding pancreatic progenitor cell differentiation and proliferation factor A, with amino-acid sequence MAAIPSSGSLVATHDYYRRRIGSTSSNSSCGSSDYTGEVIPHHPGLPRQDSGHWWASFFFGKQSTPNGHDTQAKAGTYTVTNGQVTCIAKEMLQKRKMSESSEQGNPEPSTPPAS; translated from the exons ATGGCAGCAATTCCATCCAGTGGCTCTCTTGTTGCTACCCATGACTACTACCGAC GGCGTATAGGATCCACTTCCAGCAACAGTTCCTGTGGCAGTTCGGATTATACTGGGGAAGTTATTCCACACCAcccag GTCTACCCAGACAAGACTCAGGCCACTGGTGGGCCAGTTTTTTCTTTGGGAAGCAGAGTACACCTAATGGACATGATACCCAGGCCAA GGCTGGGACTTACACTGTAACTAATGGCCAGGTGACTTGCATTGCCAAGGAAATGCTGCAGAAGAGAAAGATGAGTGAAAGCAGTGAGCAAGGAAATCCCGAGCCCAGCACTCCCCCTGCTTCATAA